A genomic window from Sphingobacterium sp. BN32 includes:
- a CDS encoding efflux transporter outer membrane subunit gives MKKISITKLSLACLFAAVVFIQSCKVGQKYSQPELNLPENYRGDTLAYFGDTTSISKTTWKQFFHDPTLKDLIDSALSNNFDMKTALLNIEIANKDLRRNKLDYLPQVDMTIASANKQWRSKEFGSGPSTKWYERHGTKASENMFTYLSQFGTEIGFNWEIDIWGKIANSKDQLLAQYLNTREAKNAIQTQIVSDVAKGYFNLLMLDAKIEVAKRNVQLNDSTLQMIKLQYEAGEITSLAIQQTESQRLIAASLVPELEREIILQENALRVLTGQMPDSIKRGTSFEHLFAENKDISLGSPLEIIRNRPDIRTAEYDLIAANAAANIQQAMRYPSLTLGGNLGVNAMLPKNWFSIPGALLGGITGELTTPIFKNKTLKTNWEVAKIEREKSELALQQTVVEAVSEVSGAVITVDKLREQLEFARLRVENSAKAVRNANLLFRSGYATYLEVITAQGNALNSDLALVELRQEHLESYVDLYRALGGGWR, from the coding sequence ATGAAGAAGATATCAATAACAAAACTAAGCTTAGCTTGCTTATTTGCTGCTGTAGTCTTTATACAAAGCTGTAAAGTAGGACAGAAGTATAGCCAGCCTGAGCTCAATTTGCCCGAGAATTATCGCGGAGATACATTAGCCTATTTTGGCGATACAACCAGCATCAGCAAAACAACCTGGAAGCAGTTCTTCCATGATCCCACTTTGAAGGACCTGATCGACTCTGCCTTGAGCAATAACTTCGATATGAAAACTGCGCTATTGAATATCGAAATTGCCAACAAGGATCTGCGCCGAAACAAACTGGATTATTTACCACAGGTGGATATGACGATTGCAAGCGCGAACAAACAATGGCGCTCGAAAGAGTTCGGATCAGGTCCATCAACAAAATGGTATGAGCGACATGGAACGAAGGCTTCGGAGAATATGTTTACCTACTTATCGCAGTTCGGAACCGAGATCGGTTTCAATTGGGAAATCGATATCTGGGGAAAGATTGCGAATTCCAAAGATCAGTTGCTAGCGCAATACCTGAATACGCGCGAAGCGAAAAATGCAATCCAAACACAGATTGTAAGCGATGTGGCCAAAGGCTATTTCAATCTGCTGATGCTTGACGCAAAGATTGAAGTTGCCAAACGTAACGTGCAGTTGAACGACAGTACCCTGCAGATGATCAAGCTACAATATGAAGCAGGTGAAATCACCTCGCTTGCGATACAGCAGACCGAGTCGCAGCGCTTAATCGCAGCCTCTTTGGTGCCTGAATTGGAACGCGAGATCATACTCCAAGAAAATGCGCTACGTGTATTGACGGGGCAAATGCCCGATTCCATCAAACGCGGAACAAGCTTTGAACACCTGTTTGCAGAGAACAAAGATATTTCTCTCGGATCGCCTTTGGAGATTATTCGTAATCGACCGGACATCAGAACGGCAGAATATGATTTGATTGCAGCAAATGCCGCAGCCAACATTCAGCAAGCGATGCGCTATCCATCATTAACCTTAGGCGGTAACTTAGGGGTGAATGCGATGTTACCGAAAAATTGGTTTTCCATTCCGGGCGCATTGTTAGGAGGGATTACCGGCGAATTAACAACACCGATCTTTAAAAATAAAACTCTGAAGACTAACTGGGAAGTCGCAAAAATTGAACGCGAGAAATCAGAGCTTGCCTTACAGCAAACCGTTGTTGAAGCGGTATCTGAAGTTTCCGGTGCGGTAATTACCGTTGACAAACTACGCGAGCAGTTGGAATTTGCACGCCTTCGCGTTGAGAACTCCGCGAAAGCCGTTAGAAATGCCAACCTCCTGTTCCGCAGTGGTTATGCGACCTACTTAGAGGTTATCACGGCACAGGGAAATGCCCTGAACTCCGATCTAGCCCTCGTAGAACTTCGACAGGAACACCTGGAATCCTATGTTGATCTTTATCGCGCACTAGGCGGCGGATGGAGATAA